A single genomic interval of Bacteroidota bacterium harbors:
- a CDS encoding DEAD/DEAH box helicase, translated as MNPPTSELLSLLKQHFGFASFRPLQEEIIRDTLNGKDVFALLPTGGGKSLCFQLPALARPGLTLVISPLISLMKDQVDALLASGIPATFLNSSLQPQEAGERLHGLHNGKYRL; from the coding sequence ATGAACCCACCAACTTCCGAACTGCTTTCCCTTCTCAAACAACACTTCGGCTTCGCTTCTTTCCGTCCGCTGCAGGAGGAAATCATCCGGGATACGTTGAACGGAAAGGATGTGTTTGCCCTTCTTCCGACCGGCGGAGGCAAGTCGCTTTGCTTTCAGCTTCCGGCGTTGGCTCGTCCGGGACTCACCCTCGTCATCTCCCCTCTCATCTCCCTGATGAAAGATCAGGTGGATGCGCTGCTGGCAAGCGGCATTCCGGCGACATTTCTTAACTCTTCCCTCCAACCTCAAGAGGCGGGTGAACGGTTGCATGGTTTGCACAACGGGAAGTATCGTCTC